A single region of the Pseudomonas sp. GGS8 genome encodes:
- a CDS encoding RNA pyrophosphohydrolase — protein sequence MIDPDGFRPNVGIILTNDAGQVLWARRINQDAWQFPQGGINPQETPEDALYRELNEEVGLEREDVEILACTRGWLRYRLPQRLVRTHSQPLCIGQKQKWFLLRLISNEQRVRMDLTGKPEFDGWRWVSYWYPLGQVVTFKREVYRRALKELAPRLLARD from the coding sequence GTGATCGACCCCGATGGTTTCCGCCCCAATGTCGGGATCATTCTGACGAATGATGCTGGCCAGGTGCTATGGGCTCGCCGTATCAATCAAGATGCCTGGCAATTTCCACAGGGTGGGATCAACCCCCAGGAGACGCCGGAAGACGCCTTGTACCGCGAGTTGAACGAAGAAGTGGGGCTGGAGCGCGAAGATGTTGAAATTCTCGCCTGCACCCGGGGCTGGTTGCGTTATCGTTTGCCGCAACGTCTGGTCAGGACGCACAGCCAACCGCTGTGCATCGGCCAGAAACAGAAATGGTTTCTCCTGCGCCTGATCTCCAACGAGCAGCGGGTGCGGATGGATTTGACCGGTAAACCGGAATTCGATGGCTGGCGCTGGGTCAGCTATTGGTATCCGTTGGGCCAGGTGGTGACATTCAAGCGCGAGGTGTATCGACGCGCTCTCAAAGAGCTTGCCCCGCGCCTTTTAGCGCGCGACTGA